In Thalassotalea fonticola, a single genomic region encodes these proteins:
- a CDS encoding heavy metal translocating P-type ATPase, producing the protein MNNKNCFHCGEIVPPGFSLSVLIDNKMQDMCCIGCQAVATAIVENNLEDYYRFRSEKGNKVDAQVPDSLLNNQFIDDENLQTEFTFDVDNCKETILSIDGMSCAACAWLIEKQLSQQSGIAKIQVNATTQRATVVWQNELIKLSDILTAINQIGYQALPFKANLAEQRNKQQAKAFIRRLGVSGILTMQVMMIAFGLYFGAFSDLAEHNLAYLRGTSFVLTLPIVTFGAFPFYTGAISALKARRLSMDVPVSIAIVLAFCASTWATFTRSGEVYFESLAMFTFLLLIGKYLEFRARAKAAEVSANLLKLMPLTATKLLTVNNQVQEQVISAKQLELTDIVIVKPGETIPGDGLILTGQSSVNEAMLTGEHSPVQKSKGATVFAGTVNGDGNLTIEIIKTNSDSFLTNLIRLSESAQAHKPAIAKLSDRIAQYFVALILLTAIATSIYWTIHSPEEAFWITLSVLVATCPCALSLATPTALTCGTIRLNKDGIMIKNAHVLETMPKVNCFAFDKTGTLTNGVFAITKVNLLNKQYDKESVLAIAAALEAHSEHPLAKAFNQYRNHDINVNDVEVVPGCGVKGTKDGHQICIGKISWIEESLSVDACYNKSQCLLTVDNILVAAFYMQDTLRTNTKSVINSMRLSNIETMLISGDNKAGVNGFNQQVKLDQSFDTCSANDKLKILADKQNAGKTVAMVGDGVNDSPVFAQAHVSIAMGSGTEIAKSGADVILVNNHLASLLRLKAIALKTSNIVKQNFAWALAYNAIILPLAVCGFITPYMAVLGMSASSIIVVTNSLRLLK; encoded by the coding sequence ATGAATAATAAAAACTGCTTTCATTGTGGCGAAATAGTCCCGCCGGGTTTTTCCTTATCTGTGCTCATCGACAACAAAATGCAAGATATGTGTTGTATCGGTTGCCAAGCGGTAGCTACAGCAATAGTTGAAAATAATCTTGAAGACTATTACCGGTTTCGCAGTGAAAAAGGTAATAAAGTTGATGCACAAGTTCCCGACTCTCTATTAAATAATCAATTTATTGATGATGAAAATTTACAAACCGAATTCACTTTCGATGTGGATAATTGCAAAGAAACAATACTGTCTATCGATGGTATGTCTTGTGCGGCATGTGCGTGGTTAATTGAAAAACAATTATCGCAACAAAGCGGCATAGCTAAAATACAAGTTAACGCCACAACACAAAGAGCAACTGTTGTTTGGCAAAATGAGTTGATCAAACTCAGTGATATTTTGACGGCAATTAATCAAATTGGTTATCAAGCACTACCGTTTAAAGCAAATCTAGCTGAACAACGTAATAAACAACAAGCTAAAGCCTTTATACGCCGCCTTGGTGTTTCTGGAATTTTAACCATGCAAGTAATGATGATTGCTTTTGGTTTATATTTTGGCGCATTTAGTGATCTGGCTGAGCATAATTTGGCTTATTTGCGCGGCACGAGTTTTGTTCTCACTCTCCCAATAGTTACTTTCGGTGCGTTTCCTTTTTACACTGGTGCTATATCAGCATTGAAAGCCCGTAGGTTATCAATGGATGTTCCTGTATCAATTGCCATTGTATTAGCGTTTTGTGCCAGTACTTGGGCAACATTTACTCGCTCGGGCGAGGTGTATTTTGAATCATTGGCAATGTTTACCTTTTTATTGCTTATTGGTAAATATTTAGAGTTTAGAGCGCGTGCAAAAGCCGCTGAAGTATCGGCTAACTTACTAAAACTCATGCCTTTAACGGCAACGAAATTACTCACCGTTAATAACCAAGTACAAGAGCAAGTGATCAGTGCTAAACAATTAGAATTAACCGATATAGTCATTGTTAAACCAGGAGAAACCATTCCTGGAGATGGATTAATACTGACTGGCCAGTCAAGTGTTAACGAGGCTATGCTTACTGGCGAGCACTCGCCAGTACAAAAATCTAAAGGCGCAACGGTTTTTGCAGGCACAGTAAATGGTGATGGCAACTTAACCATAGAAATTATTAAAACTAATTCAGACAGTTTTCTTACTAATTTGATCCGTTTAAGTGAGTCTGCACAGGCGCATAAACCAGCTATAGCTAAATTATCTGATCGTATCGCTCAATACTTTGTCGCATTAATATTGTTAACCGCAATTGCTACTTCCATTTACTGGACCATACATTCACCCGAAGAAGCATTTTGGATCACCCTTTCGGTTTTGGTAGCTACCTGCCCATGTGCGCTTTCTCTTGCCACACCCACAGCACTAACTTGCGGCACAATTAGGCTTAATAAAGACGGCATCATGATTAAAAATGCCCACGTATTAGAAACCATGCCAAAAGTAAATTGCTTTGCTTTTGATAAAACTGGCACGTTAACCAATGGTGTGTTTGCTATAACCAAAGTTAATTTACTTAATAAACAATACGACAAAGAAAGTGTGCTAGCCATTGCTGCGGCTTTAGAAGCTCATTCTGAACACCCTTTAGCAAAGGCATTCAACCAATACAGAAACCACGATATCAATGTTAATGATGTCGAAGTGGTTCCAGGTTGCGGTGTTAAAGGCACTAAGGATGGTCATCAAATATGTATTGGAAAGATAAGCTGGATAGAAGAGAGCTTATCTGTTGACGCTTGTTATAATAAATCACAGTGCTTACTCACCGTAGATAATATTCTTGTTGCTGCGTTTTATATGCAAGATACTTTACGTACTAATACTAAGTCAGTGATCAACAGCATGCGTTTATCCAACATTGAAACGATGTTGATCAGTGGTGATAATAAGGCTGGGGTTAACGGTTTTAATCAGCAAGTAAAACTCGATCAAAGCTTTGACACCTGCAGTGCCAATGACAAGCTGAAAATTTTGGCTGATAAACAAAATGCAGGTAAAACTGTCGCAATGGTTGGCGATGGCGTAAACGATTCACCAGTGTTTGCCCAAGCTCACGTATCGATTGCTATGGGAAGTGGTACAGAGATAGCGAAAAGTGGCGCCGACGTGATTTTAGTGAACAATCATCTTGCAAGCCTGTTAAGGCTTAAAGCTATTGCGTTGAAAACCTCGAATATCGTTAAACAAAATTTTGCCTGGGCATTGGCCTACAACGCCATTATTCTGCCGTTAGCGGTGTGTGGTTTTATCACCCCTTATATGGCAGTATTAGGTATGTCAGCAAGTTCGATTATTGTTGTTACTAATTCATTAAGATTATTAAAGTAG
- the uspE gene encoding universal stress protein UspE — translation MESYQNILVVIDPTTEEQKALARACTLAKHSGAKVTAFLSIYDFSYEMTTMLSGEEREAMRETVVKGRENWLTDLIEDFDYDIQTKVIWHNRPFEAILAEVRDNAFDVVIKSTHEHPTLQSVIFTPTDWHLIRKCWVPLLLVKEHTWPDNGHILAAVNAGSEEEEHQSLNNKISEEAINLAKLINADVHFVNSYPGTPINIAIEIPEFDANEYNDAMKQHHVDVMKEHGDKYNMAEQYLHVEEGLPEDVIEKVANQIDAELVILGTIGRTGLSAVLIGNTAEHVIDRLNCDLLALKPDGYQSPFLK, via the coding sequence ATGGAAAGTTATCAGAATATATTAGTCGTTATTGACCCTACAACTGAAGAACAAAAAGCATTAGCACGGGCATGTACTCTGGCTAAACATTCAGGAGCTAAGGTCACCGCATTTTTATCTATTTATGATTTTTCCTATGAAATGACCACAATGCTATCCGGTGAAGAACGTGAGGCTATGCGTGAAACGGTAGTTAAGGGTAGAGAAAATTGGCTAACTGATTTGATCGAAGACTTTGATTATGACATTCAAACTAAAGTGATTTGGCATAATCGCCCTTTTGAAGCCATTCTTGCTGAAGTAAGAGATAATGCCTTTGATGTGGTCATTAAAAGCACACACGAGCACCCTACCTTACAATCAGTTATATTTACCCCAACAGATTGGCACCTTATTCGTAAGTGTTGGGTACCATTATTGTTAGTTAAAGAACACACCTGGCCTGATAATGGTCATATTCTAGCTGCAGTAAACGCTGGTAGCGAAGAAGAAGAACATCAATCACTGAATAACAAAATTTCTGAAGAAGCAATCAATCTAGCTAAACTCATTAACGCTGACGTACATTTTGTAAATTCATATCCAGGCACACCAATAAATATTGCCATAGAAATACCTGAATTTGATGCCAACGAATACAACGATGCAATGAAACAACACCATGTTGATGTAATGAAAGAACATGGTGACAAATACAATATGGCTGAGCAGTACTTACACGTAGAAGAAGGCCTGCCAGAGGATGTTATTGAAAAAGTTGCCAACCAAATTGATGCTGAATTAGTGATCTTAGGCACAATTGGCCGCACAGGGTTATCAGCAGTTCTTATTGGCAATACTGCCGAGCATGTAATTGACAGACTTAATTGTGATCTATTGGCATTAAAGCCAGATGGTTACCAATCGCCCTTCCTTAAATAA
- the fnr gene encoding fumarate/nitrate reduction transcriptional regulator Fnr, with amino-acid sequence MPQIIPIANNIKCQNCSISELCLPFSLNETELNLLDDIIQRKKPIQKNTQIFKAGEQLHTLYAIRSGTFKTFIISEQGEEQITGFHLAGDLMGFDALSAKSHPSFAKALETSMVCEIPFEVLDTLSSKIPKLKAQMMSLMSDEIQCNSEMLLLLNRKNAEEKLATFLANYGRRLGNRNLSSVEFNLPMTRSEIGNYIGLTIETISRLMTRFQKEGLIKVENKFITILDKDALLELAGYTK; translated from the coding sequence ATGCCTCAAATAATACCGATTGCAAATAACATTAAGTGTCAGAACTGTAGTATCAGTGAACTTTGTTTACCATTTAGTTTAAATGAAACCGAGTTGAACTTACTTGATGATATTATTCAACGTAAAAAACCAATCCAGAAAAATACGCAAATATTTAAAGCTGGCGAACAATTGCATACTCTATATGCAATACGCTCTGGTACCTTTAAAACATTCATTATTTCTGAGCAAGGCGAAGAACAGATTACCGGTTTCCATTTAGCCGGCGATTTAATGGGCTTTGATGCCCTTTCAGCCAAAAGCCATCCGAGCTTTGCTAAAGCGTTAGAAACATCAATGGTATGTGAAATACCGTTTGAAGTACTCGATACACTATCAAGTAAAATTCCTAAGCTTAAAGCCCAAATGATGAGCTTAATGAGCGACGAAATACAGTGTAACAGCGAAATGTTACTATTGTTGAATCGTAAAAATGCCGAAGAAAAGTTAGCAACATTTCTTGCTAATTATGGCCGTAGATTAGGTAACCGAAATTTGTCATCCGTTGAATTTAACTTACCAATGACCCGAAGCGAAATTGGCAATTATATTGGTTTAACCATAGAAACAATCTCTCGTTTAATGACCCGCTTTCAAAAAGAAGGCTTGATCAAAGTAGAGAACAAATTCATTACTATACTAGATAAAGATGCCTTATTAGAACTGGCCGGATACACTAAGTAA
- the ccoS gene encoding cbb3-type cytochrome oxidase assembly protein CcoS, with protein MSVIYILIPIAIIFTAIAIYLFFWAVKTEQFDDLEKQGMSILFDDEPVSNKISSTATDTNKSNESELQDNTSHSNKADK; from the coding sequence ATGAGTGTTATTTATATCCTTATTCCTATTGCCATTATTTTTACCGCTATTGCAATTTATTTATTTTTTTGGGCGGTAAAAACAGAACAGTTTGACGATTTGGAAAAACAAGGCATGAGCATTTTGTTTGATGATGAACCGGTAAGTAATAAAATTAGCAGCACTGCCACCGATACAAATAAATCAAATGAATCTGAACTCCAAGATAACACCAGCCACTCAAATAAAGCTGACAAATAA
- a CDS encoding sulfite exporter TauE/SafE family protein gives MELDFLSAFLIGIAGAGHCVAMCGGITTMLTASIADKTKASISLIFAYNFGRIFSYSVAGAIAGFTGSLAAKSLGFPILWLKVIAALFVIFLGLYIAKWSFVLAKVENIGKFLWRYLQPLSKNFIPVKNVKQSLLLGMVWGWLPCGLVYSTLTWSIASATWQNGALIMLAFGLGTLPALLTLASGYKFVTEMLRSDLIRTLTAILLIFYGLFSLFIALNQIF, from the coding sequence ATGGAATTAGACTTTTTATCCGCATTTTTAATTGGTATTGCAGGTGCGGGGCACTGTGTTGCTATGTGTGGTGGCATAACTACAATGCTGACAGCCTCAATAGCAGACAAAACCAAGGCCAGTATCAGCCTAATTTTCGCTTACAATTTTGGTCGCATTTTTTCTTATTCAGTTGCAGGTGCAATTGCTGGATTTACCGGCTCTTTAGCTGCTAAGTCGCTCGGTTTTCCGATATTATGGTTAAAAGTTATCGCTGCCTTATTCGTGATATTTTTAGGGCTTTATATTGCCAAGTGGTCTTTCGTTCTAGCAAAAGTAGAAAATATTGGTAAGTTTCTGTGGAGATACTTACAACCACTGAGTAAGAACTTTATCCCGGTAAAAAATGTTAAACAGTCTTTACTGTTAGGTATGGTGTGGGGTTGGTTGCCTTGTGGTTTGGTCTATTCCACCCTAACTTGGTCTATTGCCAGCGCGACATGGCAAAATGGCGCATTAATAATGCTAGCTTTTGGCTTAGGTACATTACCTGCATTACTTACTTTAGCTTCAGGTTATAAATTTGTAACCGAAATGTTACGTTCTGATCTAATTCGTACATTAACAGCTATTTTACTGATTTTTTACGGCTTATTTTCGTTATTTATTGCCCTAAATCAAATATTTTAG